One window from the genome of Pseudomonas fluorescens encodes:
- a CDS encoding quorum-sensing-regulated virulence factor family protein yields the protein MLRLIVPTVAVLLATSFSAQAASLKELELNKMLQNVAKESSVGTPRAINEDILDQGYTVEGTELINHLSVQSSHAQKMRADPKAVYFQLGSTVCTNPGFRKLMAKGATMRYEFTEVKTNRPVATERFQESDCPKPAKTKK from the coding sequence ATGCTGCGCCTTATCGTCCCTACCGTTGCCGTTCTGCTGGCGACGTCCTTCAGCGCTCAGGCTGCCTCGCTGAAAGAACTCGAACTGAACAAGATGCTGCAGAACGTTGCCAAGGAAAGTAGCGTCGGTACGCCGCGGGCGATCAACGAAGACATTCTCGACCAGGGGTATACCGTCGAAGGCACCGAGCTGATCAACCACCTCAGCGTGCAAAGCAGCCATGCCCAGAAAATGCGCGCAGACCCCAAGGCCGTGTATTTCCAGCTGGGCTCCACGGTGTGCACCAATCCGGGCTTCCGCAAGTTGATGGCCAAGGGCGCGACAATGCGCTACGAATTCACCGAGGTTAAGACCAACCGCCCGGTCGCGACCGAGCGCTTCCAGGAATCGGATTGCCCGAAACCCGCCAAGACGAAGAAGTAA
- a CDS encoding TIGR00730 family Rossman fold protein produces the protein MPYKPNDLLSRHFENHGHDLTRKVEEQLNLVSPNSPNLPIYRDMILTVLRMAQEDHNRWNAKITLQTLRELEHAFRTLEQFKGRRKVTVFGSARTPIEHPLYGLARELGASLARSDMMVITGAGGGIMAAAHEGAGRDHSLGFNITLPFEQHANPTVEGTSNLLPFHFFFTRKLFFVKEADALVLCPGGFGTLDEALEVLTLVQTGKSPLVPVVLLDVPGGRFWQSALDFIREQLEENRYILPTDMKLMRLVYNAEEAVEEINQFYRNFHSSRWLKHQFVIRMNHKLSEQALQQMQVDFADLCLNDCFHQHDYSGEEHDEARFSHLTRLTFTFNARNHGRLRELVDYINLPENWAQPTPQTHPLTWEPIKVT, from the coding sequence ATGCCTTATAAACCGAATGACCTGCTCAGTCGTCATTTTGAGAACCACGGCCACGACCTCACCCGCAAGGTCGAAGAACAACTCAACCTGGTGTCTCCCAACAGCCCCAACCTCCCCATTTACCGAGACATGATCCTGACTGTGCTGCGCATGGCCCAGGAAGATCACAACCGCTGGAATGCCAAGATCACGTTGCAGACCCTGAGGGAATTGGAACACGCCTTCCGTACGCTCGAACAATTCAAGGGCCGGCGCAAGGTCACGGTTTTCGGCTCGGCCCGAACGCCTATCGAACATCCGCTGTACGGCCTGGCCCGAGAGTTGGGCGCTTCGCTGGCCCGCTCGGACATGATGGTCATCACCGGTGCCGGCGGTGGCATCATGGCCGCTGCCCATGAAGGCGCGGGACGTGACCATAGCCTGGGGTTCAATATCACCCTGCCTTTCGAACAGCACGCAAACCCGACCGTCGAAGGCACGTCGAACCTGCTGCCGTTCCACTTCTTCTTCACCCGCAAGCTGTTTTTCGTCAAGGAGGCCGATGCGCTGGTGCTCTGCCCTGGCGGTTTCGGCACGCTGGATGAGGCGCTGGAAGTCCTGACGCTGGTCCAGACCGGTAAAAGCCCACTGGTACCGGTGGTCCTGCTGGATGTTCCCGGGGGCAGGTTCTGGCAAAGCGCCCTGGACTTTATCCGCGAGCAGCTGGAAGAGAATCGCTACATCCTGCCCACCGACATGAAGCTCATGCGCCTGGTGTACAACGCCGAAGAGGCCGTGGAGGAGATCAATCAGTTCTACCGCAACTTCCACTCCAGTCGCTGGCTCAAGCATCAGTTCGTGATCCGCATGAATCACAAGCTAAGCGAACAGGCACTGCAGCAGATGCAGGTAGATTTCGCCGACCTGTGCCTGAACGACTGTTTTCATCAACATGACTACAGCGGTGAAGAGCACGACGAGGCCCGGTTCAGTCACCTGACACGCCTGACGTTTACCTTCAACGCCCGCAATCATGGTCGTTTGAGGGAGTTGGTGGACTACATCAACCTGCCGGAAAACTGGGCCCAACCCACCCCACAGACCCATCCCCTTACCTGGGAGCCGATCAAGGTAACCTGA
- the recX gene encoding recombination regulator RecX, whose product MTAVLDTLVAVRRTAMDLLARREHGRVELTRKLRQRGAPDELIDTALDRLTEEGLLSESRYLESFVAYRARSGYGPLRIREELGQRGLQRPDIELALRESGIDWQEQLTDTWRRKFSGHLPIDARERAKQGRFLAYRGYSMEMINRLFSGRGMDD is encoded by the coding sequence ATGACCGCCGTACTCGATACCCTCGTCGCGGTGCGGCGAACCGCGATGGACCTGCTCGCCAGGCGCGAGCACGGTCGGGTCGAGCTGACGCGTAAACTGCGTCAGCGCGGCGCGCCCGATGAATTGATCGACACGGCCCTCGACCGTTTGACTGAAGAGGGCCTGCTGTCGGAATCCCGTTACCTGGAAAGCTTCGTCGCTTATCGCGCCCGCTCCGGCTACGGTCCTTTGCGCATTCGTGAGGAGCTGGGCCAGCGCGGTTTGCAACGCCCGGATATCGAACTCGCCTTGCGCGAAAGCGGTATCGATTGGCAGGAGCAACTGACGGACACCTGGCGTCGCAAGTTCTCCGGACATTTGCCCATCGATGCACGAGAGCGAGCCAAGCAAGGGCGTTTCCTGGCGTACCGAGGCTACTCCATGGAAATGATCAACCGCTTGTTCAGCGGTCGCGGCATGGATGATTAA
- the recA gene encoding recombinase RecA, with product MDDNKKKALAAALGQIERQFGKGAVMRMGDQDRQAIPSISTGSLGLDIALGIGGLPKGRIVEIYGPESSGKTTLTLSVIAQAQKAGATCAFVDAEHALDPEYAGKLGVNVDDLLVSQPDTGEQALEITDMLVRSNAVDVIIVDSVAALVPKAEIEGEMGDMHVGLQARLMSQALRKITGNIKNANCLVIFINQIRMKIGVMFGSPETTTGGNALKFYASVRLDIRRTGAVKEGDEVVGSETRVKVVKNKVASPFRQAEFQILYGKGIYLNGEMIDLGVLHGFVEKSGAWYAYNGTKIGQGKANSAKFLADNPEVAAALEKQLRDKLLSPVADVKSVANRETADDLADADI from the coding sequence ATGGACGACAACAAGAAGAAAGCCTTGGCTGCGGCCTTGGGTCAGATCGAACGTCAATTCGGCAAGGGTGCCGTAATGCGTATGGGCGATCAGGACCGTCAGGCTATTCCTTCCATCTCCACCGGCTCCCTGGGCCTGGACATTGCGCTTGGCATCGGCGGTCTGCCAAAAGGCCGAATCGTTGAAATCTACGGTCCTGAGTCTTCCGGTAAAACCACACTGACCCTGTCCGTGATCGCCCAGGCCCAAAAAGCCGGCGCGACCTGCGCCTTCGTCGACGCCGAACACGCCCTGGACCCGGAATACGCCGGCAAACTGGGCGTCAATGTCGACGACCTGCTGGTTTCCCAGCCGGACACCGGCGAGCAGGCCCTGGAAATCACCGACATGCTGGTGCGTTCCAACGCGGTCGACGTGATCATCGTCGACTCCGTGGCGGCACTGGTGCCAAAGGCTGAAATCGAAGGTGAAATGGGCGACATGCACGTGGGCCTCCAGGCTCGTCTGATGTCCCAGGCCCTGCGCAAGATCACCGGTAACATCAAGAACGCCAACTGCCTGGTGATCTTCATCAACCAGATCCGTATGAAGATCGGTGTGATGTTCGGCAGCCCGGAAACCACCACCGGTGGTAACGCACTGAAGTTCTACGCCTCGGTTCGCCTCGACATCCGCCGTACTGGCGCGGTGAAAGAAGGTGATGAGGTTGTCGGCAGCGAAACCCGCGTCAAGGTCGTGAAGAACAAGGTGGCTTCGCCGTTCCGTCAGGCCGAGTTCCAGATTCTTTACGGCAAGGGCATCTACCTCAATGGCGAGATGATCGACCTGGGTGTGTTGCATGGTTTCGTCGAGAAGTCGGGCGCCTGGTATGCCTACAACGGCACCAAGATCGGTCAGGGCAAGGCCAACTCGGCCAAGTTCCTGGCGGATAACCCGGAAGTTGCCGCTGCCCTCGAGAAGCAATTGCGTGACAAGCTGTTGAGCCCGGTTGCAGACGTCAAGTCCGTGGCTAATCGCGAGACTGCTGACGATCTGGCTGACGCTGACATCTGA
- a CDS encoding CinA family protein — translation MDDITELAAELGRRLQLLNAHVTTAESCTGGGIAEAITRIPGSSAWFEAGYVTYSNRQKSQQLEVPAQLFEKVGAVSREVVEAMAQGAQRKSLARFAVAVSGVAGPDGGSPSKPVGTVWLAWAVGQTLISEQRFFAGNRDEVRRQTVRAALEGLLQHAAVEISNQG, via the coding sequence ATGGACGACATTACCGAACTGGCCGCTGAATTGGGCAGACGCCTGCAGTTGCTCAATGCCCACGTCACCACGGCCGAGTCCTGTACGGGCGGCGGGATTGCCGAGGCGATTACCCGGATTCCGGGGAGTTCCGCCTGGTTCGAGGCCGGTTATGTCACCTATTCCAATCGCCAGAAAAGCCAGCAACTGGAGGTGCCGGCCCAGTTGTTCGAGAAGGTCGGGGCGGTCAGCCGCGAGGTGGTCGAGGCCATGGCACAAGGCGCCCAGCGCAAAAGCCTGGCGCGTTTTGCCGTGGCGGTCAGCGGGGTGGCCGGGCCGGATGGGGGCTCGCCGAGCAAGCCGGTGGGCACCGTATGGCTCGCCTGGGCCGTCGGCCAGACGCTGATCAGCGAGCAGCGCTTCTTTGCAGGCAACCGCGACGAGGTCCGCCGACAAACGGTGAGGGCCGCGCTAGAGGGGCTGCTGCAACATGCCGCTGTAGAAATCTCAAATCAGGGGTAG
- a CDS encoding lysis system i-spanin subunit Rz, translating into MPVFGLMPFSARTLGIVVLLTVLAGGPAMLAWRLQDWRYGQQLAQLAQAQTATLSQISQAAAMQQKAERDKRLALEQQLSTSEQTHYRALSDAQRDQDRLRDRLATADVRLSVLLDANDVAAGCAVPAATGAGGLDHGAPRARLDPAHAQRIIAITDAGDRGLIALQACQAYIRALGR; encoded by the coding sequence ATGCCAGTCTTCGGCCTGATGCCTTTTTCTGCTCGTACCCTTGGCATTGTCGTTTTACTGACAGTGTTGGCGGGTGGTCCGGCAATGCTCGCGTGGCGACTCCAGGATTGGCGTTATGGCCAACAATTGGCGCAATTGGCACAAGCCCAGACTGCGACGTTGAGTCAGATAAGCCAGGCGGCCGCGATGCAGCAAAAGGCCGAGCGGGACAAACGCCTCGCCCTTGAGCAACAACTCTCCACCAGCGAACAAACCCATTACCGAGCCTTGAGCGATGCCCAACGTGACCAGGATCGCCTGCGCGATCGCCTTGCTACTGCCGATGTCCGGCTGTCAGTCCTCCTCGACGCCAACGATGTTGCCGCCGGTTGTGCAGTGCCTGCCGCCACCGGCGCCGGCGGCCTGGATCATGGCGCCCCACGCGCCCGACTTGACCCGGCGCATGCTCAACGAATTATCGCCATCACCGACGCCGGTGATCGCGGACTGATTGCCTTGCAGGCCTGTCAGGCCTATATCAGAGCGCTGGGTCGGTAA
- a CDS encoding glycoside hydrolase family 19 protein, with protein sequence MDLTQQQLINIMPDARAQAGVFISALNTAMSRYRIDTPKRMAAFLAQVGHESGQLRYVRELGSEQYLSKYDTGTLAVRLGNSPQADGDGQKYRGRGLIQITGRDNYLRCSQGLFGDARLLTLPQLLEQPQWAAESAAWFWEQNGLNELADRDQFNTITRRINGGLNGLEARLQLWARARAVLCQSSA encoded by the coding sequence ATGGATCTTACGCAGCAGCAACTCATCAACATCATGCCCGACGCCCGCGCCCAAGCGGGCGTTTTTATTTCCGCGCTAAACACCGCGATGTCCCGCTATCGTATCGACACACCCAAACGCATGGCCGCGTTCCTGGCCCAGGTCGGTCATGAGTCGGGGCAATTGCGTTATGTCCGCGAGCTGGGCAGTGAGCAATATCTGAGCAAGTACGATACCGGAACCCTGGCCGTTCGCCTGGGCAACTCACCCCAGGCCGACGGTGACGGCCAGAAATATCGTGGCCGAGGACTGATCCAGATTACCGGCCGCGACAATTACCTTCGTTGCAGTCAGGGCCTGTTTGGCGACGCGCGTCTGCTGACGTTGCCGCAGTTGCTGGAGCAACCGCAATGGGCCGCTGAATCCGCGGCGTGGTTCTGGGAGCAGAACGGCTTGAACGAACTGGCCGACCGCGATCAATTCAACACCATCACCCGCCGTATCAACGGTGGTTTGAATGGCTTGGAGGCGCGCCTGCAACTCTGGGCGCGGGCGAGGGCGGTGTTATGCCAGTCTTCGGCCTGA
- a CDS encoding phage tail assembly chaperone, giving the protein MNMLIYYAQSTGGFYNSIDHANNLPEDAIKITDEEYRALFAAPFLNKCIESDAKGRPVLSDMSVNELTVRATSEKNWRDALLTATDRLIARDRDEMDDGGGTTLDQTQYTQLQAYRRAMRDWPQDEHFPATEHRPVAPSWLAGHL; this is encoded by the coding sequence ATGAATATGTTGATTTATTACGCTCAATCCACGGGCGGGTTTTACAACTCTATCGATCACGCTAACAATCTTCCTGAAGACGCGATCAAGATCACCGATGAAGAATATAGAGCGTTATTTGCCGCACCCTTTCTGAACAAATGTATCGAGTCGGACGCCAAAGGTCGTCCGGTGCTCTCGGATATGTCCGTTAATGAGCTCACGGTACGAGCGACCAGTGAAAAGAATTGGCGTGATGCATTGCTCACAGCAACCGACCGCCTCATAGCGAGAGATCGCGACGAAATGGATGACGGTGGCGGTACGACGCTGGACCAAACACAGTACACGCAGCTTCAGGCTTATCGCCGGGCTATGAGGGATTGGCCACAGGATGAGCACTTTCCAGCCACTGAACATCGTCCGGTTGCGCCGTCCTGGCTGGCCGGACATCTTTGA